One stretch of Cyclopterus lumpus isolate fCycLum1 chromosome 10, fCycLum1.pri, whole genome shotgun sequence DNA includes these proteins:
- the LOC117737911 gene encoding kelch-like protein 10 translates to MSDQAESSHERSVFNDLRLEGQFCDAVIKVEDVEFEIHKVILCKCSPYFLALFQRWSSPEKKVFVIPGMSPDIMRLIIEFAYTGSVSVTAENVQELLLAADQLNVMDVVQTCCDFLGEQLCAENCIGIFRVTDIVFSAELQHRAYRYMVDHFEEVAHHEEFLHLPLQQLIDILERDDLNVRNESVAFEAVLRWIDHVPEERKAHVAVLLSKVRLALTTMTYMQLKVLSNELVNTNTQCLTMVQDALEAINHIRTSRPSVAHLSNPLARPRLPNAILLAIGGWSAGTPTNGIEAYDIRADCWINMTNNCERPRAYHGTAVLNGSLYCIGGFDQAEYFNSVRRFDLSMRVWQEAASMCHRRCYVSVTVLGECIYALGGFDGRRRLNTAERYRPEANQWSLIAPMQEHRSDASSTTLHNKVYICGGFNGTECLQTAECYIPEANQWTMIGFMNSRRSGIGIVAYAGRVYAVAGFDGTNRLCSAEAYDPENNSWHEVSPMLTPRSNFGIEVLDDRLFVVGGFNGFTTSDNVECYDATTDEWTEACDMDIFRSALSCCVVSGLPNMAEYVVPRDALPFLNEDADSDEHS, encoded by the exons ATGAGCGACCAGGCCGAATCTTCGCACGAGCGCTCTGTGTTTAACGATCTCCGTCTGGAGGGACAATTTTGTGACGCGGTCATCAAAGTGGAGGATGTGGAATTTGAAATCCACAAGGTCATCCTGTGTAAATGCAGCCCCTACTTCCT TGCTCTCTTCCAACGCTGGTCGAGTCCAGAAAAAAAGGTATTCGTCATACCGGGAATGTCTCCCGACATAATGCGGCTCATCATTGAGTTTGCGTACACCGGCTCCGTTTCGGTGACGGCAGAAAACGTGCAGGAGCTACTGCTGGCGGCTGATCAGCTCAACGTGATGGACGTCGTGCAGACTTGCTGCGACTTCCTCGGGGAGCAGCTCTGCGCGGAGAACTGCATCGGCATCTTTCGCGTTACCGACATCGTCTTCTCCGCCGAACTGCAGCACAGGGCCTACCGCTACATGGTCGATCACTTCGAGGAGGTCGCTCACCACGAAGAGTTCCTGCATCTGCCCCTGCAGCAACTCATCGACATCCTCGAAAGAGACGACCTCAACGTGAGAAATGAGAGCGTCGCCTTCGAGGCTGTCCTTCGCTGGATCGACCACGTACCCGAAGAACGGAAAGCACACGTGGCAGTGCTCTTGTCTAAG GTGCGACTGGCCTTGACGACTATGACCTACATGCAGCTCAAAGTTTTGTCCAATGAGCTGGTGAATACCAACACTCAGTGCCTGACAATGGTCCAGGATGCCCTTGAAGCCATAAATCACATCAGGACAAGCAGGCCCTCTGTTGCTCATCTCAGCAACCCTCTCGCCCGCCCTCGCCTGCCGAACGCCATCCTGTTGGCCATCGGCGGCTGGAGCGCCGGCACTCCAACCAACGGCATCGAGGCATACGACATCCGCGCCGACTGCTGGATCAACATGACAAACAATTGCGAGCGGCCCCGCGCCTACCACGGCACCGCCGTCCTCAACGGGAGTCTCTACTGCATCGGCGGCTTCGACCAGGCGGAGTATTTCAACAGCGTGCGCCGGTTCGACCTGAGCATGCGCGTCTGGCAAGAGGCGGCCTCCATGTGCCACCGCCGCTGCTACGTGAGCGTCACCGTGCTGGGCGAATGCATCTATGCCTTGGGAGGCTTTGATGGGCGCAGGCGGCTCAACACCGCCGAGCGCTACAGGCCCGAGGCCAACCAGTGGAGCCTCATCGCGCCGATGCAAGAACACCGGAGCGACGCCAGCAGCACAACGCTGCACAACAAG GTTTACATTTGTGGGGGGTTCAATGGGACAGAGTGCTTGCAAACGGCTGAATGTTACATCCCGGAGGCCAACCAGTGGACAATGATCGGCTTCATGAACAGCCGGCGCAGCGGAATTGGCATTGTTGCATATGCAGGTCGTGTCTATGCA GTTGCCGGCTTCGATGGCACCAACCGTCTGTGCAGTGCAGAGGCATACGACCCCGAGAACAACAGCTGGCATGAAGTGTCGCCCATGTTGACTCCCCGCAGCAACTTTGGCATCGAAGTGCTCGACGATCGGCTCTTTGTTGTCGGGGGCTTCAACGGCTTCACCACCTCCGACAATGTCGAGTGCTACGACGCGACGACTGATGAGTGGACGGAGGCTTGTGACATGGACATTTTTCGCAGTGCCCTGAGCTGCTGCGTGGTGTCCGGGCTCCCCAACATGGCCGAGTACGTTGTCCCCCGGGACGCCCTGCCGTTTTTAAACGAGGATGCAGACTCGGACGAACACTCCTGA